Proteins from one Muntiacus reevesi chromosome X, mMunRee1.1, whole genome shotgun sequence genomic window:
- the LOC136154023 gene encoding U6 snRNA-associated Sm-like protein LSm8, whose translation MTSTLENYINRTVAVITSDGRMIVGTLKGFDQTINLILDESHEGVFSSSQGVEQVVLGLYIIRGNNVAVIGEIDEETDSALDLGNIRAEPLNL comes from the coding sequence ATGACGTCCACCTTGGAGAACTACATCAACCGAACTGTTGCTGTCATTACTTCTGATGGGAGAATGATTGTGGGAACACTGAAAGGTTTTGACCAGACCATTAATTTGATACTGGATGAAAGCCATGAAGGAGTGTTCAGCTCTTCACAGGGAGTAGAACAAGTGGTACTAGGGTTATACATCATAAGAGGCAACAATGTTGCTGTCATTGGAGAAATTGATGAAGAGACAGATTCTGCACTTGATTTGGGGAATATTCGAGCAGAACCTTTGAACTTGTAG